Genomic window (Leptospira kanakyensis):
TCGGACAAGATACATTCCCATCATCCACTGCATCATCGTTAGGTGTCACAGTGATTGTGTTATGGGCTCCGAGGGTATTCCAATTGGCACTGGTGATGGTGAGTGAATTTGTTGAGATAGAAAATTGAGGGACACTTGGCGCTACAATCAACTGGCAAGGAAAGGTGGTTGTTACCGAAATGGGAACTGTGACATCATCTGTAGGTGCTTGGCTGAGAAGGACATAAATAGGGAAGGCAGCAGAGTTTTCGGCCCTCGTCATACTGATTGGTGTGACCACAGTCACTGGATTTTCCGATGTGCTATAGTTGACAAGTGTGGCCGTGGTTCCTGTACTTCCCACAAAACTTACATACCACGATGGCATCGAACCTGTTTCTGTTCCATTGACAGTCACCGAATAACTCACATTACCATCACTCAAGGCATCGGAAACACCTTGGATTTCCACGGGAACGGATGTACTCCAATTGGTTTCATCAAAGATGTATTGTTTGGAACTAACGGGCGTTCCTCCATCATTGATCATTCCTTCTGTTGCATCGGAGGTAGCCACAGTCACTGTGACTTGATTTCCCGGGATGGGTCGACTACCAAGCCTTAGGCTATACATGGCTGATTGTCCTGACTCTGTCGTGAAATAAGGTTGTCCTGCATCGAGAGTGAATAGAATGCTCGGAGAGGGATTGTCATCATCCGTAATATTGATTGTGATATCAGATGGATTCATTCCCTCATAATCGGTTCCCGATCCGGTGATGGCACCGAGTGTGAGAGTATGGGTTCTTGTACTGATTTCATTGATAGAATCATTCACCACGACAACTGTTACTGTTTGCGTTGTAGAATAATTTGTATGAGTGAAAGTCAAACTGGCAGGTGAAAATGTATATTGTGTGGAGTCTGGTAGATTGAAGGTTTCCCCTGTGATTGGAATGGTCACTGAACCGGAAGCGCAAGCTGCTAAATTCCCTGGAGTGTCACAAGGAGCCGCATTCAAACGAACTGTAAACGTTCCATCACTTCCCCCTTCGGTAAGGTTCAGTGTAGTGGATGAAATGGTAAAACCAACTGTATCGTTGTCGGTGATGGTGATCACCAAATTACCGCTAGCTTCTGTATACCCAGGAAGAGTTCCAGTAGGATAAAGCCCTGTAAAATAAGAACCATTTGCTTGGGGGATATGGATGGTAACAGGAATATTTCCATCATCAAAGGAATCGGAAACGGAACGGATGGTCACAACTTGAGCTACATCCCATCCACTATCACTGGTATTGCCGGAATAACTAGCGGCTTGTCCGTTCGTCGGAGTAAAGGTGAGTGTGCGAGAAGCGGCAACTCCTGCGGAACTATTGAGTAAGACTGCTTCTGTTCCATCAGAGGAAGTGATGGGCCCAATGGTAACATTGGAATTTGGTTTTAAGGATAGTCTAATTTCAAATGTGATGGTAGAAGTTCCATTTTCAACCATGGAAGATGCCGAAAGATTTTGAATACGAACCAATGGTTCGTTACTATCTGTATTGATCGCGGTGACGGCAGGAATGGATACAGAGTTGTATTTGGGATCCGCAGAGGTCGAATTTCCAAAAGAGATGTTTACATTTTGATCCCCGTCGTCCGTTCCATCTAACACGGATGTAATGGTGACAGTTTGTGGGGTGTTCCAATTCCCAGTCGTAAAGTTTAATGAACTTGGTGAAACGGTAATTTCGGAAGTATTGCTAGATGTGATGCTAGGGATGCTAACAGAGTTTGTGGGTTGAGAGTTTAAAACAACGGTAAAGGTTTCAGTTGATGGTGTTCCATTTTCATGTACCACAAGTCCACCAACGGGTGTGACAGTAAAACCTGCCGTGTCATCATCTGTGACTAAGATTGTGACTGAGGATGGTGGTGATACTGAGTTATACACAGGATCGGCAGAACCACCTGTGTCCACAGATCCAAATTGTAAGGTAACAGTTCTTGTGTCTTCATCAATGGCATTGTTATTTGTCGTCACGTTAACGTATTGGTCTACGTTCCAATTGGCATTCGTAAAAACTAAGCTCGTGGTACTGATATTCGTGATTGTATTGTTTTCTGAAATTCCTGTGAGTGTGACTGTAAATCCAGGAGGTGGTTGGGACAAAAGA
Coding sequences:
- a CDS encoding beta strand repeat-containing protein; amino-acid sequence: MFRVCISIISLVISTLTVSCQSITPLNLQMLIGSFFASTTGQGSVIYEAPNFLFTSENGRQAEFTIRLNIEPNSSVRIGPITVSDPTEGVLLSATYLEFSEDNWDTPQSIRLAGVDDLIADGNQNYRVQLGSIFTTDIRFSTQGLPVLLVVNTDDESSGVAASPTLGLITSETGETGTIAYVLQTRPMQDVIIRNFVSNDTTEATVAAVELVFTPNNWNVPQTVTVTGVDDFSVDESTFQISADPTVSNDPAYMGKPIPVITGTNVDDDVAGFTVVNLSGLTTTEAGGAVSFAVVMNTLPTSSVTIPSIVATPSSEGTASPSSLTFAPGEWFTPKIVTVTGVNEFIVDGPKTVSIVVGAATSADTDYNGLAGPVFPSVTNTDDDVPGFVLTAPGSLTISENGGNLSFAIHLLSQPPPGFTVTLTGISENNTITNISTTSLVFTNANWNVDQYVNVTTNNNAIDEDTRTVTLQFGSVDTGGSADPVYNSVSPPSSVTILVTDDDTAGFTVTPVGGLVVHENGTPSTETFTVVLNSQPTNSVSIPSITSSNTSEITVSPSSLNFTTGNWNTPQTVTITSVLDGTDDGDQNVNISFGNSTSADPKYNSVSIPAVTAINTDSNEPLVRIQNLSASSMVENGTSTITFEIRLSLKPNSNVTIGPITSSDGTEAVLLNSSAGVAASRTLTFTPTNGQAASYSGNTSDSGWDVAQVVTIRSVSDSFDDGNIPVTIHIPQANGSYFTGLYPTGTLPGYTEASGNLVITITDNDTVGFTISSTTLNLTEGGSDGTFTVRLNAAPCDTPGNLAACASGSVTIPITGETFNLPDSTQYTFSPASLTFTHTNYSTTQTVTVVVVNDSINEISTRTHTLTLGAITGSGTDYEGMNPSDITINITDDDNPSPSILFTLDAGQPYFTTESGQSAMYSLRLGSRPIPGNQVTVTVATSDATEGMINDGGTPVSSKQYIFDETNWSTSVPVEIQGVSDALSDGNVSYSVTVNGTETGSMPSWYVSFVGSTGTTATLVNYSTSENPVTVVTPISMTRAENSAAFPIYVLLSQAPTDDVTVPISVTTTFPCQLIVAPSVPQFSISTNSLTITSANWNTLGAHNTITVTPNDDAVDDGNVSCPIVVGVLSSTDGFYNGVNPYPSSNYPMLTLNDNDSAGITSSGFTPATVITSQSGASSAFYIHLDSQPTTDITVNFNTSPGGLVSFPTAPLTFTPSNFGSGQLVTVTGLDTAAVGDVSYTITSVVTSGETGTGFTPSAIYSALTPLSISATHINYIYDIVPCTDPNPMNVCGTSANSSGGLVTSPNLITTEIGGQSRFQVRLRARPSSNVTIPVSSSNVAEGTSSVSSLVFTSSDWNTYQNVVLTGVDDFLVDGNMAYSILFGSLSGGGSGFNGESLPNVSVTNQDND